From a region of the Corallococcus coralloides DSM 2259 genome:
- a CDS encoding S8/S53 family peptidase has translation MKKVGIIDSGVEVAFLREHGMRLAGAASFSLDLEAQVLEARAYEREELEAWRDGTGTLDLEDTHGHGTAVLSILYDQVRPWPDVEVYVARVLDRNSRGHSLCLVEAMGWMLDEVGVDVLNLSLGTFHHALEAPMRELTDRAAARGAIIASSAGGMPTLPAQLESVVSVGDPALMERVGADVKVDHVVKEREVKLYMGGHWMQVPMTTSFACAVAVAEVLRDGPPPGWRRGQG, from the coding sequence GTGAAGAAGGTGGGCATCATCGACAGCGGCGTGGAGGTGGCCTTCCTGCGCGAGCATGGGATGCGCCTCGCCGGGGCGGCGTCCTTCTCGCTCGACCTGGAAGCGCAGGTGCTGGAGGCGCGCGCCTACGAACGGGAGGAGCTGGAGGCGTGGCGGGACGGCACGGGCACGCTGGACCTGGAGGACACGCACGGGCACGGCACGGCCGTCCTGAGCATCCTCTACGACCAGGTCCGCCCCTGGCCGGACGTGGAGGTCTACGTCGCCCGCGTCCTCGACCGGAACAGCCGTGGGCACTCGCTGTGCCTCGTGGAGGCGATGGGGTGGATGCTCGATGAGGTGGGCGTGGACGTGCTCAACCTGAGCCTGGGCACGTTCCACCACGCGCTGGAGGCGCCCATGCGGGAGCTCACGGACCGCGCGGCGGCACGGGGCGCCATCATCGCCTCCTCCGCGGGCGGCATGCCCACCCTGCCCGCGCAGCTGGAGTCGGTGGTGTCCGTGGGGGACCCCGCCCTCATGGAGCGCGTGGGCGCGGACGTGAAGGTGGACCACGTCGTGAAGGAGCGGGAGGTGAAGCTCTACATGGGCGGCCACTGGATGCAGGTGCCCATGACGACGAGCTTCGCCTGCGCGGTGGCGGTGGCCGAGGTGCTGCGCGACGGCCCGCCTCCGGGATGGCGGCGCGGGCAGGGCTGA
- a CDS encoding ABC transporter ATP-binding protein gives MQEEGAPGLRQSARYLAALLRLLRPAWGSLVRSALLGPLIAGLLLIPPFLTRLLFDHVSSPQDLGLLHVLVLSILAASVAAALAESLFGYYSSYLTVKLESSAALYLFNHLQHLPDRFFSRRQVGELTSRFDDAKAGMALVLGLIRLVFSQLTFLIVIPFTLASFHWELALAAVATLPLVVAVPLVIGRAMGLAWQEVTGVHGAIQALQVETLRQSRTTKVLALEPFIYQRAAGLMQSVLRAHLKAHGVEGLLRLFERSVEAAQTALFTWLGWRLILQGKLTLGGFVAFVAYAAYLRGPVIEVIAFVTGLQQRGVHLRRFFEYLHETPEQDPARSLTPPAPVTQRLSGGVELEDVSFGYLPGQDVLREVSARIRPGTVVTIVGSSGSGKTTLARMLTRLEEPGRGRVLFDGQDARTLELSDLRRQLAVVWQDVELYHGTVRDNLTLGLLAVSDEDLRQAVRLCALEPVLDALPQGFDTPVAEAGASLSGGQRQRLALARAVLRDAPVLLLDEATSQLDVETESAIVRALLARARERGQTVLFITHRLANAPLADEVWMLAGGRLVGQGPHAELLARCAPYQRLFRAGMGEADAA, from the coding sequence ATGCAGGAGGAAGGGGCTCCCGGACTGCGGCAGTCGGCGCGCTATCTCGCCGCGCTGCTGCGGCTGTTGCGTCCCGCGTGGGGCTCGCTCGTCAGGAGCGCGCTGCTGGGCCCGCTCATCGCCGGGCTCCTGCTCATCCCGCCCTTCCTCACACGGCTGTTGTTCGACCACGTGTCGTCTCCCCAGGACCTGGGGCTGTTGCACGTGCTGGTGCTGAGCATCCTCGCCGCGTCGGTGGCGGCGGCGCTCGCGGAGTCGCTGTTCGGCTATTACTCCTCGTACCTCACGGTGAAGCTGGAGAGCTCCGCCGCGCTCTATCTCTTCAACCACCTGCAGCACCTGCCGGACCGCTTCTTCTCCCGGCGCCAGGTGGGGGAGCTCACCAGCCGCTTCGACGACGCGAAGGCGGGCATGGCGCTGGTGCTGGGGTTGATCCGGCTGGTCTTCTCGCAGCTCACCTTCCTGATCGTCATCCCCTTCACCCTGGCGTCATTCCACTGGGAGCTGGCGCTCGCGGCCGTGGCCACGCTGCCCCTGGTGGTGGCGGTGCCGCTCGTCATCGGCCGCGCCATGGGGCTCGCGTGGCAGGAGGTGACGGGCGTCCACGGGGCCATCCAGGCGCTCCAGGTGGAGACGCTGCGGCAGAGCCGCACGACGAAGGTGCTGGCGCTGGAGCCGTTCATCTACCAGCGCGCCGCGGGGCTCATGCAGTCCGTGCTGCGGGCGCACCTCAAGGCCCACGGGGTGGAGGGGCTGCTGCGGCTGTTCGAGCGCTCGGTGGAGGCCGCGCAGACGGCGCTGTTCACCTGGCTGGGCTGGCGGCTCATCCTCCAGGGGAAGCTGACGCTGGGCGGCTTCGTGGCCTTCGTGGCCTATGCCGCGTACCTGCGCGGGCCGGTCATCGAGGTCATCGCCTTCGTCACCGGCCTGCAGCAGCGCGGGGTCCACCTGCGCCGCTTCTTCGAGTACCTGCATGAGACACCGGAGCAGGACCCGGCGCGGTCGTTGACACCGCCGGCTCCGGTGACCCAGCGGCTCTCTGGCGGGGTGGAGCTGGAGGACGTGTCCTTCGGCTACCTGCCCGGGCAGGACGTGCTGCGCGAGGTGAGCGCGCGCATCCGGCCCGGCACGGTGGTGACCATCGTCGGCTCCAGCGGCTCCGGGAAGACGACGCTCGCGAGGATGCTGACGCGGCTGGAGGAGCCGGGCCGGGGGCGCGTGCTGTTCGACGGGCAGGACGCGCGGACGCTGGAGCTGTCCGACCTGCGCCGGCAGCTCGCGGTGGTGTGGCAGGACGTGGAGCTATACCACGGCACCGTGCGCGACAACCTCACCCTGGGGCTCCTCGCAGTGAGTGACGAGGACCTGCGGCAGGCCGTGCGGCTGTGCGCGCTGGAGCCCGTCCTCGACGCGCTGCCGCAGGGCTTCGACACGCCGGTGGCCGAGGCGGGCGCGAGCCTCTCCGGCGGACAGCGGCAGCGGCTGGCGCTGGCCCGGGCGGTGCTCCGCGACGCGCCGGTGTTGCTGCTGGACGAAGCCACCTCGCAGCTCGACGTGGAGACGGAGTCCGCCATCGTGCGGGCGCTGCTCGCGCGGGCCCGGGAGCGCGGCCAGACGGTGCTGTTCATCACGCACCGGCTGGCCAACGCGCCCCTGGCGGACGAGGTGTGGATGCTCGCGGGAGGGCGGCTGGTGGGCCAGGGACCGCACGCGGAGCTGCTCGCGCGCTGCGCTCCGTATCAGCGGCTGTTCCGCGCGGGCATGGGCGAGGCGGACGCCGCCTGA
- a CDS encoding DUF1611 domain-containing protein, whose protein sequence is MNTRLTLILNTHMPQVLGEGPLFDEPENWLFEALTETYIPLFRMLERWDAQRFAGTLVMSFTPCLFEQLVACEEHYTGYLQILKRIATRELERTSRLDLYNRYEKYPQSLSDEALARVHRTAGMYLRRVEDSLAFLQQHSLRDVFATLGRNRPSNVQLWTSTPQHNFLPFFQPAVADRLVARGVESFQDTFGGEPDGLWLPECAFQPGLERVLTRHGIRRTALSLTGIGASQAQDPSGVFRHEDLEVLVHDYRIGLHLWKSPESTFPAHPVYREFFRDVGFDLRPEYFEELGVPVPANKRGHVWTGLKYQAVTGQKVDLGQKALYDVEAARAQVKHHVREFWELLDSRRSLVQDGQTFVLAFDTELFGHWWHEGIDWLEGVMQPAAPVEIQAATPPPEPPSLPRLYYSTWGRDFYSEHWLTPGNAWMYALIKLVEAQLPEPVDAETRETWRRFEVFSGSDLLFMIPDPTQRDRARALFLARYANVVSRLKDFSSALLTSFPVDPFKCVLIQVSKADGQEQPPFLLRRLSLEGVNTGARRELTLDAEVLEVAGLRVAFQYFLLHPQGRYALRVEGSEREHVFQMPDYGVPLLIAPDTRTYPKYDPEVLYQKLGEIWEGDQRLPLKMNPTLRSRHMYTRAQVLEVLAGKRTAVFKYNKEGYALLRFRDRSPAPACVVFDDTVTLSDAGEYIQAGSLSVPVVNDPAAIARQDFDAVVFTCSLNFETEVPHVRALLEVATRRRLPVVSLYDDILYYDLFDGLEPDPDLFFRVAVPEQDALAKPALADYGPRNLLGVFGTDTVQGKFTTQVYLREALAKHVRVRHHATEPTGILLGSDTGYSRVLRVEPPQRLAFERRLMADLAKDCDLVITGGQNGLLYVPQGLDRRANASTLIYETFLPRLVVLTVAVDTKPEDVIATREYVESLAREHGVPCTVVGLAMMGGRKLLGSRWTETWFLGVRDEVLEEARRKMEQHTSLRVHAIPEEVDALARSVLTHL, encoded by the coding sequence ATGAACACGCGCCTCACCCTGATCCTCAACACCCACATGCCGCAGGTGTTGGGCGAGGGGCCCCTCTTCGATGAGCCGGAGAACTGGCTCTTCGAAGCGCTGACGGAGACATACATTCCGCTGTTCCGGATGTTGGAGCGCTGGGACGCCCAGCGCTTCGCCGGCACGCTGGTGATGTCCTTCACCCCGTGCCTCTTCGAGCAGCTCGTCGCCTGCGAGGAGCACTACACGGGTTACCTCCAGATTCTGAAGCGCATCGCCACGCGCGAGCTGGAGCGCACGTCGCGGTTGGACCTCTACAACCGCTACGAGAAGTACCCCCAATCCCTGTCGGACGAGGCGCTCGCGCGGGTGCACCGCACCGCGGGCATGTACCTGCGGCGCGTGGAGGACAGCCTCGCGTTCCTCCAGCAGCACAGCCTGCGGGACGTGTTCGCCACGCTGGGGCGCAATCGGCCGTCCAACGTGCAGCTGTGGACCTCCACGCCGCAGCACAACTTCCTGCCCTTCTTCCAGCCCGCCGTCGCGGACCGGCTGGTGGCGCGGGGCGTGGAGTCCTTCCAGGACACCTTTGGCGGCGAGCCGGACGGCCTCTGGCTGCCCGAGTGCGCCTTCCAGCCGGGGCTGGAGCGCGTGCTCACGCGCCATGGCATCCGCCGCACCGCGCTCAGCCTGACAGGCATTGGCGCATCCCAGGCCCAGGACCCCAGCGGTGTGTTCCGCCACGAGGACCTGGAGGTGCTGGTCCACGACTACCGGATCGGGCTGCACCTGTGGAAGTCGCCCGAGTCCACGTTCCCCGCGCACCCGGTGTACCGCGAGTTCTTCCGCGACGTGGGCTTCGACCTGCGGCCTGAGTACTTCGAGGAGCTGGGCGTGCCCGTGCCCGCGAACAAGCGGGGGCACGTGTGGACGGGCCTGAAGTACCAGGCGGTGACGGGCCAGAAGGTCGACCTGGGCCAGAAGGCGCTCTACGACGTGGAGGCTGCCCGCGCCCAGGTGAAGCATCACGTGCGTGAGTTCTGGGAGCTGTTGGACTCGCGCCGCTCGCTCGTCCAGGACGGGCAGACGTTCGTGCTCGCGTTCGACACGGAGCTGTTCGGCCACTGGTGGCATGAAGGCATCGACTGGCTGGAGGGCGTCATGCAGCCCGCCGCGCCCGTCGAAATCCAGGCCGCCACGCCGCCGCCGGAACCACCGTCGCTGCCTCGACTCTACTATTCGACGTGGGGGCGCGACTTCTACAGCGAGCACTGGCTGACGCCAGGCAACGCCTGGATGTACGCGCTCATCAAGCTGGTGGAGGCGCAGCTGCCGGAGCCGGTGGACGCGGAGACACGCGAGACGTGGCGCCGCTTCGAGGTCTTCAGCGGCAGCGACCTGCTGTTCATGATTCCGGACCCGACGCAGCGGGACCGCGCGCGCGCCCTGTTCCTCGCGCGCTACGCGAACGTCGTGTCGCGGCTGAAGGACTTCTCCTCGGCGCTGCTCACGTCCTTCCCGGTGGACCCCTTCAAGTGCGTGCTCATCCAGGTGAGCAAGGCCGACGGACAGGAGCAGCCGCCGTTCCTCCTGCGCCGGCTGTCGCTGGAGGGCGTGAACACCGGGGCGCGCCGGGAGCTCACGCTCGACGCGGAGGTGCTGGAGGTCGCGGGCCTGCGCGTCGCGTTCCAGTACTTCCTCTTGCACCCGCAGGGCCGCTACGCGCTGCGCGTGGAGGGCTCCGAGCGCGAGCACGTCTTCCAGATGCCGGACTACGGCGTGCCGCTGCTCATCGCGCCGGACACCCGCACCTATCCCAAGTACGACCCGGAGGTGCTGTACCAGAAGCTGGGTGAAATCTGGGAGGGTGACCAGCGGCTGCCCCTGAAGATGAACCCCACGCTGCGCAGCCGCCACATGTACACGCGCGCGCAGGTGCTGGAGGTGCTCGCGGGCAAGCGGACCGCCGTCTTCAAGTACAACAAGGAAGGCTACGCGCTCCTGCGCTTCCGCGACCGGAGCCCGGCTCCGGCGTGCGTCGTCTTCGACGACACGGTGACGCTCAGCGATGCGGGCGAGTACATCCAGGCGGGGTCGCTGTCCGTGCCGGTGGTGAACGACCCGGCGGCCATCGCGCGCCAGGACTTCGACGCGGTCGTGTTCACCTGCTCGCTCAACTTCGAGACGGAGGTGCCGCACGTCCGCGCGCTGCTGGAGGTCGCCACGCGCAGGCGGCTGCCCGTGGTGTCGCTGTACGACGACATCCTCTATTACGACCTCTTCGACGGGCTGGAGCCGGACCCCGACCTCTTCTTCCGCGTGGCGGTGCCAGAGCAGGACGCGCTCGCGAAGCCGGCGCTGGCGGATTACGGGCCGCGCAACCTGCTGGGCGTCTTCGGCACGGACACGGTGCAGGGCAAGTTCACCACGCAGGTCTACCTGCGCGAGGCGCTGGCGAAGCACGTGCGCGTGCGCCACCACGCCACGGAGCCCACGGGCATCCTGCTGGGCTCGGACACGGGCTACTCGCGCGTGCTGCGCGTGGAGCCCCCGCAGCGGCTCGCGTTCGAGCGGCGGCTCATGGCGGACCTGGCGAAGGACTGCGACCTGGTCATCACCGGCGGGCAGAACGGCCTGCTCTATGTGCCGCAGGGCCTGGACCGCCGGGCCAACGCCTCCACGCTCATCTACGAGACCTTCCTGCCGCGCCTGGTGGTGCTGACCGTGGCGGTGGACACGAAGCCCGAGGACGTCATCGCGACGCGCGAGTACGTGGAGTCGCTGGCCCGCGAGCACGGCGTGCCCTGCACGGTGGTGGGACTGGCGATGATGGGCGGGCGCAAGCTCCTGGGCAGCCGCTGGACGGAGACGTGGTTCCTGGGCGTCCGGGATGAGGTCCTGGAAGAGGCGCGCCGGAAGATGGAGCAGCACACCAGCCTGCGCGTCCACGCCATCCCGGAGGAAGTGGACGCGCTGGCGCGGAGCGTGCTCACGCACCTGTGA
- a CDS encoding TMEM14 family protein, producing MDWSSVLGSALIGAVAGGVMGLLGRVLKAGKNVSVALVTVAALSSSMGWRAYQQRRPVDYDSMVEALIANESSGGLDRYLRQWALATKDHPEIRQWFEVTPTMTRQERQQQSIQLAQAGLRRLSDRVLIQRAEALSQIVDLADEKDCAAFGRGNVTDAGLNRIFSLMDDETLGRISVIAASALAAELRQSPLSRQAMTTDVAQAFVEISIRVGDQDTQRLASNLQRMNTLADEEACWTTRVLYKQIATLRGRNQDALALALVSN from the coding sequence ATGGATTGGTCCAGCGTGCTGGGCAGTGCATTGATCGGCGCCGTGGCGGGAGGTGTCATGGGACTCCTGGGCCGCGTGTTGAAGGCGGGGAAGAACGTCTCGGTGGCGCTCGTCACCGTGGCGGCGTTGAGCTCGTCCATGGGCTGGCGCGCGTACCAACAACGGCGGCCCGTGGACTACGACAGCATGGTGGAGGCGCTCATCGCGAACGAGTCCAGCGGTGGCCTGGATCGCTACCTGCGGCAATGGGCCCTGGCCACGAAGGACCACCCTGAAATCCGGCAGTGGTTCGAAGTCACTCCCACCATGACTCGCCAGGAGCGGCAACAGCAGTCCATTCAGCTGGCGCAGGCCGGACTGCGCCGGCTCTCCGACCGGGTCCTGATACAGCGGGCAGAAGCCCTCTCCCAGATCGTGGACCTGGCCGACGAGAAGGACTGCGCCGCGTTCGGCCGTGGCAACGTCACGGATGCAGGACTGAACCGGATCTTCAGCCTCATGGATGACGAGACACTCGGGCGCATCAGCGTCATCGCGGCCAGTGCCCTGGCCGCGGAGCTGCGGCAGTCTCCCCTGTCCCGGCAGGCCATGACGACCGACGTGGCACAAGCCTTCGTCGAGATCAGCATCCGTGTCGGCGATCAGGACACACAGCGGCTGGCCAGCAACCTCCAGCGGATGAACACGCTCGCCGATGAAGAGGCCTGCTGGACGACCCGGGTCCTCTACAAGCAGATCGCGACCCTCCGGGGCCGCAACCAGGACGCGCTGGCCCTGGCGCTCGTCAGCAACTGA
- a CDS encoding class I SAM-dependent methyltransferase: protein MPSDLLEISDLIVDYDVATLQPRPVSRSAVVARLTANGQRSAARLVQRLPASNDTLDFEACSLALLRSHIELQRLSEEFLQADRIRCVLLPLLQALRDSGVKPPLRIVDVGCGLGYAVRSLAAHGRLGRDVEIIGCDMNVTLIENARRLAEEESLSCELRVANAFQLEQPGHIYISTGVLHHFRGAGLNAFFAGQRQGHAFVHYDIQHSVLSPWGSWMFHQARMREPLARHDGVVSARRAHPTQTLLSAARSATGFTCASLDGARNLLGAMLRPMTATLGTRAELWEPLQRHLGPLRSRLGPTS from the coding sequence ATGCCCTCCGACCTGCTGGAAATCTCAGACCTCATCGTCGACTACGACGTCGCGACGCTCCAGCCCCGGCCGGTGTCTCGCTCCGCCGTGGTGGCGCGGCTCACGGCGAACGGGCAGCGTTCCGCCGCGCGGCTCGTGCAGCGGCTTCCCGCGTCCAATGACACGCTCGACTTCGAGGCCTGCAGCCTGGCCCTGCTGCGCTCCCACATCGAGCTGCAGCGGCTGAGCGAGGAGTTCCTGCAGGCGGACCGCATCCGCTGCGTGCTGCTGCCCCTGTTGCAGGCGCTGCGCGACTCCGGCGTGAAGCCTCCGCTGCGCATCGTCGATGTCGGCTGCGGGCTCGGCTACGCCGTCCGCTCGCTCGCGGCGCATGGGCGGCTGGGACGCGACGTCGAAATCATCGGCTGTGACATGAACGTGACGCTGATTGAAAACGCCCGGCGGCTCGCGGAAGAGGAATCCCTCTCATGCGAGCTCCGGGTGGCGAACGCGTTCCAGCTGGAACAGCCCGGCCACATCTACATCTCCACGGGCGTCCTGCATCACTTTCGCGGGGCCGGCCTGAACGCGTTCTTCGCCGGCCAGCGGCAGGGGCATGCGTTCGTGCACTACGACATCCAGCACTCGGTGCTCTCGCCCTGGGGTTCGTGGATGTTCCACCAGGCCCGCATGCGGGAGCCGCTCGCGCGCCACGATGGCGTGGTCTCCGCGCGGCGCGCCCATCCCACGCAGACGCTGCTGTCGGCGGCCCGGTCCGCCACGGGGTTCACCTGCGCGTCCCTGGACGGGGCGCGCAACCTCCTCGGCGCCATGCTCCGGCCCATGACCGCCACGCTGGGAACGCGCGCGGAGCTGTGGGAACCGCTTCAGCGCCACCTGGGCCCGCTGCGCTCCCGGCTGGGGCCCACTTCATGA
- a CDS encoding ELWxxDGT repeat protein, producing the protein MHARNWGALLWFSLAGVGCGGLPEAVGDDSREVTAQACPPGVAARVATIMPPGSAGFMGELTNVQGTLYFVTSAFDTGSLLWRSNGTEAGTVPLKAFPGPPGVYQPQSLVAVGNKLFFQTRTDTFGNELWISDGTAGGTQLVKDITPGAADSNLTNLTELNGRLVFFRWVSLPGGGAVPELWRSDGTSAGTLRVRTFGGMTGLGNDTLKVGGALLFFFSEDNGTTMWRTDGTSAGTTSVKRLDAGRTFLTEVSRPGEQPLFILEDGPNFEVWKTNGTASGTVRLDSFGKRVNLLGTLGAYVYLTSVDSPVTKRLRIDRLSLSGGGKTGITTLPNPYGSFEFAYPTVPTAVVSGGDIYFSMAIQSDAPVPLALSLWATNGTAAGTRQLFDNRNIEYGYRYPLAATGTGQVLFGGAPQSNTPAFPYFTRGSVATQGRLADINFPDSFTRVSNRIFFTAINGADEGQLWSVPATFSCPPGLTGARE; encoded by the coding sequence ATGCATGCAAGGAATTGGGGTGCCCTGCTGTGGTTCAGTCTGGCAGGGGTGGGCTGTGGGGGATTGCCAGAGGCGGTGGGAGACGACTCTCGCGAGGTGACCGCCCAGGCGTGCCCTCCGGGGGTGGCGGCCCGGGTGGCGACCATCATGCCCCCAGGCTCCGCGGGCTTCATGGGAGAGCTCACCAACGTCCAGGGGACGCTGTACTTCGTCACCTCCGCCTTCGACACCGGTTCGCTCCTGTGGCGCAGCAACGGCACGGAGGCCGGGACCGTCCCGCTGAAGGCGTTTCCGGGGCCCCCCGGCGTCTATCAGCCCCAGAGCCTGGTCGCGGTGGGCAACAAGCTCTTCTTCCAGACCCGCACCGACACCTTCGGCAATGAGCTCTGGATCAGTGACGGAACGGCGGGCGGCACCCAGTTGGTCAAGGACATCACCCCCGGAGCGGCGGACTCCAACCTGACCAACTTGACGGAGCTCAATGGCCGCCTGGTGTTCTTCCGCTGGGTGTCGCTGCCAGGAGGCGGAGCCGTGCCGGAGCTGTGGCGGTCCGACGGGACGAGCGCCGGCACGCTCCGGGTGCGGACCTTCGGCGGAATGACGGGCCTGGGCAACGACACCTTGAAGGTCGGCGGCGCGTTGCTCTTCTTCTTCTCCGAGGACAATGGCACCACGATGTGGCGCACCGACGGCACGTCGGCCGGGACCACCTCCGTCAAGCGGCTGGACGCGGGGCGCACCTTCCTCACGGAGGTGAGCCGCCCGGGTGAGCAGCCGTTGTTCATCCTGGAGGACGGCCCCAACTTCGAGGTGTGGAAGACGAATGGCACCGCCTCGGGGACCGTTCGCCTGGACTCCTTCGGCAAGCGGGTGAACCTGCTCGGGACGCTGGGCGCGTATGTCTATCTGACGTCCGTGGACAGCCCGGTGACGAAGCGGCTGCGCATCGACCGGCTCTCCCTGAGCGGCGGTGGCAAGACGGGGATCACCACCCTGCCCAATCCCTACGGGTCCTTCGAGTTCGCCTATCCCACCGTGCCGACGGCCGTGGTCTCCGGCGGCGACATCTACTTCTCCATGGCCATTCAAAGCGACGCCCCCGTGCCCCTGGCCCTGTCGCTGTGGGCGACGAATGGAACGGCCGCGGGGACCCGGCAGCTCTTCGACAACCGCAATATCGAGTACGGGTACCGCTACCCTCTCGCCGCCACCGGCACGGGGCAGGTCCTGTTTGGCGGAGCGCCGCAGTCGAACACTCCCGCCTTCCCCTATTTCACGCGGGGCTCCGTGGCGACGCAGGGCCGGCTGGCGGACATCAACTTCCCGGATTCGTTCACCCGCGTGTCCAATCGCATCTTCTTCACCGCCATCAACGGCGCTGACGAGGGCCAGCTGTGGTCCGTGCCGGCCACCTTCAGCTGCCCGCCAGGGCTGACCGGAGCGAGGGAGTAG
- a CDS encoding ELWxxDGT repeat protein translates to MHARNWCALLWLGLVGVGCGPSQGDELSREPVSTAPVEEDSRDVTAQACPPGLASRVAAVMTPGVEGFMAWLTAVQRTLYFTTSAIDAPSVLWRTDGTEAGTVPVKTFPLESYFGPFSLVAVGDTLFFQLSTPATGVELWRSNGTEQGTRLVKDLTPGPGSSELNNLTDVNGRLVFFRRVRQPDTTQRTELWRSNGTSQGTVRLRDFGTTFVWNGTLKVGNALLFATSDDTGTTLWRTDGTSAGTTVVKRLDAGFTPFNVALFEGTPAVFLLADGANNEVWKTDGTPAGTVRLDTFGRPVSLIGTLGAHVYLNSVDSSLATPRLRIDRLSLSGGGKQQVVTLPNPYPGEDVSPSVAAAVSSGNDLYFSIAYTELGPVPPLNVSLWATNGTASGTRQLFPSLPGSDMFAYPLFATGTGQVFFPALPMAGGLRPYFTRGSIATTGRIAEVSAPEEFTRMGNRVYFTAVDDTSLRQLWSVPASFTCPPGPAVAGE, encoded by the coding sequence ATGCATGCAAGGAATTGGTGTGCCCTGCTGTGGTTGGGGTTGGTGGGGGTGGGTTGTGGGCCCTCACAGGGCGATGAACTGTCGCGGGAGCCCGTCTCCACGGCGCCCGTGGAGGAAGACTCCCGTGACGTGACCGCCCAGGCCTGCCCTCCCGGCCTGGCGTCCCGGGTGGCGGCCGTCATGACCCCAGGCGTGGAGGGCTTCATGGCGTGGCTCACCGCCGTCCAGAGGACTCTCTACTTCACCACGTCCGCCATCGACGCTCCCTCGGTCCTCTGGCGCACCGACGGCACGGAGGCGGGGACCGTCCCGGTGAAGACGTTCCCATTGGAGAGCTATTTCGGCCCCTTCAGTCTGGTCGCGGTGGGAGACACGCTCTTCTTCCAGCTCTCCACGCCGGCCACCGGAGTCGAGCTCTGGCGCTCCAACGGGACGGAGCAAGGGACCCGGCTGGTCAAGGACCTCACGCCGGGTCCAGGGAGCTCCGAGCTGAACAACCTGACGGACGTCAATGGCCGACTGGTCTTCTTCCGCCGGGTGAGACAGCCAGACACAACGCAGCGGACGGAGCTGTGGCGTTCCAACGGGACGTCCCAAGGGACGGTACGGCTGAGGGACTTCGGTACGACGTTCGTGTGGAACGGCACGTTGAAGGTCGGCAATGCGTTGCTCTTCGCCACCTCCGATGACACGGGCACCACGCTGTGGCGCACCGATGGCACGTCCGCGGGAACCACGGTCGTCAAGCGACTGGACGCGGGATTCACTCCCTTCAATGTCGCGCTGTTCGAGGGAACACCGGCGGTGTTCCTCCTGGCGGATGGCGCCAACAACGAGGTGTGGAAGACGGATGGCACCCCCGCGGGAACGGTCCGGCTGGACACGTTCGGCAGGCCCGTCAGCCTGATCGGAACGCTGGGCGCGCATGTCTACCTGAACTCCGTGGACAGCTCCTTGGCGACGCCGCGGCTGCGCATTGACCGTCTCTCGTTGAGCGGCGGTGGCAAGCAGCAGGTCGTCACCCTGCCCAACCCCTACCCCGGTGAAGACGTTTCTCCCTCCGTGGCGGCGGCGGTCAGCTCCGGAAACGACCTCTACTTCTCCATCGCCTACACCGAGCTGGGTCCCGTGCCGCCCTTGAACGTGTCGCTGTGGGCCACCAATGGAACGGCTTCGGGGACCCGCCAGCTCTTCCCCTCGCTGCCCGGGTCGGACATGTTCGCCTACCCGCTGTTCGCCACCGGCACGGGCCAGGTCTTCTTCCCCGCCCTGCCGATGGCGGGAGGCCTTCGCCCCTACTTCACCCGGGGCTCCATCGCGACGACAGGCCGGATCGCCGAGGTCTCCGCGCCAGAGGAGTTCACCCGCATGGGCAACCGCGTCTACTTCACGGCCGTGGATGACACGAGCCTGCGCCAGCTCTGGTCCGTGCCGGCCTCCTTCACCTGCCCGCCCGGGCCCGCCGTCGCCGGGGAGTAA